The following nucleotide sequence is from Mesobacillus jeotgali.
GTATTTTTTCAGCATCATTTATTCATTTGCTATATTTGCCTACGGTTTTCAGTATTTATTTCAAAGGTCAAACATTAGATGTTTCATGTCTAATCGGTTGAAATTAAATAAAAACCCTTCCGCCAAACTAATGGAAGGGTTTTCGCTTATTCTTCATCTATAGTGATATTTTCCATGACCAGTTCGACGCCTTTGGTGTTCTCAATATAACTGATTACAGGATCAATTTCATTCCTGAGCTTTGGAGTCAACGGCAATTCAATTCTTTCATCATCATAAGTGAAAATCACTTTATCAGGTGTTAAGGTGCCACCCTCTTTTTTGTTGACTTGTTTCATCGCCGTAATTTTATCCCACGGATATACAGTTTGTTCTAATTTCCAAAGCTCGTCATAATATAAGGCATTCTTGTCCATATAATAATAATTGTCAATGCTCAAGTAGCCTCCTGCAGCCATGATGACTAGTGTGAATGCGGAGGCAATAAAAACACTGAAACTTCTCTTTCTCGATTCATCTGTTTTGAAAAGATAGATTGCTATAATGATCAATAATACTGGTATGATCAAAAACACTGCAACCATTGCAACATAGGATGACATCGGACTGTCAAAGAACCAGTGAGACTTGTCAATGTATATCGATTGATGAATGAAAGTAACAATAAAAATACCAATTGGTACAGATGCGAAGAGAAGAATAACGGCGACTGTTATCAGCAAACTCCCCGCTCGGTCAGCATTATGTGCATTCAAAATATTTATCCCCTTTTCTTTTTCTCTATATTCCCATAATATATATTCCACTTAAAGTAAAAAATTCCCTTCCTAAAAGATGCTTTTTTTCATAAATTCTAGCTGAACATCATTAAATTCTGCCTTGAATAATATTATGTTTGAATAAACAAGCTAATTACAGGTTCAATCTCTTGAGTACCCTCATGCGCCCTGTCATCATCCGAACAGCATTTTATAAGTGTCCGAACCAGATTGGTCTGCACAATCAAATGAATTGCGGCTCCACATTTTCTTACCTAGGAATAAAAAACAAGCTGGACAATTGTCCAGCTTGTTTTTTATTTATTTTCTTAGATTTTCCTGGTCCTTTAATCGATTTTGCTGATCGGGAACCCTGCCTTGATCCTTGAACTCATCAATCTTTTTTGCTTCCCCTAATTTTTCACGTTCGTATTCCTCCAAGCTTTGCTGATTATTTTTTGAATCTGCCATGGTAATTCCCTCCTTAGCCTTAGTATTCATGCTATTCCCTAATAGAAAAACAGCCAAACCCAAATGCTGAAGAGCAAATGTATAGTTCCCTGCAGTTATCTAATTTCACAGATGTTCACGACAGACCAAGGCACTTAAAACAAATAAAAGATGAACTTCTGCCAGTCCAAGATGTTTACATAAACTCTATAGATGGTAATTAGATTAACAAGAACGTTCTTAACTGGAAAGGTATCGGAGTTTTAGAAGCTTCCGAAACGGATAAAGAAAACAATCCGTAATACTACACCGGTGTGAAAGCAACAAAGATTACGTAAATGAACCTAACTTACCATGTAAATACAGAAGGAAAGGAAAATGTATAATGAGAGAAATAACAGTAACGGTGGATCTAAAGGGGAAAAATTATTTAACAAATGTCATTGCAGACCGTGAAACATCAGAGGAAGAAATTTTAGAGATGGCACGTAAGCAAGTTCAGGAGCAATGGCTCTTTTAAATAGGGAAAAGGATGTTCAATTTGGCTGAACATCCTTTTTATTTTGGTTTTCATTTTTTAGAATCCTTGTTCCTTTTATCTGGCCCATTTCGTAATCGTAATCTTTGTCCCTGTTCCCGGCATGGAATCGATATCAAAACTGTCCATTAACCTTTTAACCCCCGGAAGTCCTGCACCAAGACCACCTGAGGTAGAAAACCCGTCCTGCAAGACCATCCTTATATCATTTATACCCGGCCCATTATCAGCAGCAGATATCTGAATCCCTCTTCGTCCATTATCTTCTAAGACGTTAATAGTAATCTGGCCGCTTCCCGCATACAAATAAATGTTTCTTGCGAGTTCCGATATTGCTGTCGTTATTCTTGCCTGGTCTACGCCACCAAATTGGAGTTCTTTAGAGATTTCTCTCCCTTTCTGACGGGCAAGCACTATATCAAATTCATTATTAATATTAATAATAATCGGTTCTGTCATCTGGTTAACCCTCTAACAATTGGCTTAATATCGAAATTCCTTGTTCAAGATCCAGTGCAGTATGGACATTTTCCAATGTTATGCCAAGTTCTATCAAAGTAATGGCGACCGCCGGCTGGATACCTGTCAGGACAGCTCTCGTGCCCATCAGGCTTGTCATTACGATTACATCGCCCAATACTTTGGCAATGAACGAATCAATCATATCGACAGAAGTCAAATCGATGACAACACCTTTCGCTCCTGTATCCTTAATTTTATTCAATAAGTCCTCTTGAAAAGTCAGTACCGTTTGGTCGTCTAGTTCTACTTGAATTGAAACTAATAAATAATCCTTTAATTTTAATATAGGAATTCTCATTTTATATGCCTCCAAATCATTAAACTCACCAGAATTCACTATGTACAAATAAATTTCATTCAAGGTGGTCTGCATCCAAACACTTGCACGTTAGCAAATAAGATTTTAATTGGATTATACGCTATATAACAAGTGGTTTACAAATTAAAAGCAGTGTTTAATGTATGATAAGCACATAGGCTAAAAAAAATAAAAAACCTCCAGTCAGGAGGTTTTAAAAGTCAAAGGCCTGGGTAAAGGTTTAAACAACTGTCTAAAATGTAGTTTTTGCTCCCAGGTAACGCGGCTTCCAGTAAGAATTATTCATGTCACTGATTTCTACTCCTCTTGAAGAACCGGCATGAATAAATTTACCATCGCCTAGATAAATACCTGCATGGGACGGACCTGGCTTATATGTCTCAAAAAACACTAGGTCTCCTACACGTGGTGAAGAAACAGGTTTTGTAGCATCCCAAATGGATGCGACTGTTCTCGGGATTGAAATTCCGACTTTGCTATATGCATAGTTTAAGTATCCTGAACAATCAAACCCTGCCGGCGTACTTCCTGCCCAAACATAAGGGACACCGATATACTTTTTGGACTCAGCAATTAATGAGTTTACCTTAGAGGTAGAACCATACGTTGCCATAACAGGAGTGTTTGCTGATGAAACATTAGTAGCAACTGGTGTTGAAGCTGAGCCTGATAGCTTCAATACCTGTCCAGGGAAAATTACATGCGACTTCAAATTGTTAATAGACATCAATTGTGATAGCGATAAATTATGGCGAGCAGCAATCGTTGACAAATTGTCACCGCTACGGACTGTATATGTGCTGGATGAGCTGGCTGGTGCAGTTGAAGCCGTGGTAGCTGCAGTCCCAGATACTTTTAATTTTTGTCCAGGATGAATCACATCAGATTTAAGTCCGTTCAATGATTTAAGTCCGCTAATGGACATTCCATATGATTTTGATATTCCCCATAACGTATCGCCTGTCTTTACGACATACGTAGAACCGGATGTGCCTACGGCAGTACTAGCATCAGTTGAATGACTGTGCGGCGCTAATACTGATAGTTTTTGATTTACATAGATGGTAGAGCTTGATAGATTATTCCACTTTTGAATATCATTTATAGTAACATTATATATATTTGAAAGTTTCCATAAAGAATCTCCAGATTGAACTGTGTGTAATTTATCATGAGCACTTGCAGAACCATTGAATGATGTAAATAAAATCCCGGCTGTTGCAGCCACCGTCAAAAGCTGTTTTTTCATGTTAGAGCAACTCCTTTGATTTCGATTACAAAATTAATAGTAGAGTTTCCCAAACTAGTTTTGAATCTATAAATAATGGTTTGCAAGGAATAGTTTTCCTCTGGTAAAAATATCGTTTACATGACAAAAGTTCGCTTAAATCCCAATTTCGCAGGGATTACAGGCTCTTTTTTCCTTTTATAATTAATTTTGTTACATTATTGAAATATAAGCTTAATCTTGTTGTAATTTTTAGCAACTATGTCTGTTGGCCCCCTTCATAGTTATAACAAGGTCAAAAGGACCTAATAAGTTGAACATGTAATGATTTTTCTAGATAGAAAATCAAAACACCCCCGCTGTCATGACAGCGGGGGTTTATGTTTACATGTTATTAAAGGTTGCGCTTGATTAATTGATTAGCCAAGTGATCCACCTGCTGGCTATTCCCTGTTTCTTTGGCAGCTGATGCAATTTGATTGATCATTTGACTGCTCTCCGGATTTGTAGAGGTTGTTGAATGGAAACCTGTAGTTTTGTTTGTCTTATTCATATCTAAACCAGACGTTATCTCTTTTGCAAATTCTGTTATTCCTGCAGCTACCGGCTTATTAAAGGCTGAGCTTGCATTGGTATTTTGGAAAAGCTGCCTCATTCCATTTCCCATTTGATTTCGAAAAATAAAAGCTGCCGCAGCACTTGCTACAACTCCCATAATCGAATATGTCATGGAGCGATTTCTTTTAGGTCTGTACCCGAACATTTTCATCATGTTTTGAGGTATATTTGATCTCATTAACGCAGAAATCCATGCAGATCTATTCATCCGGCAGCACCCCTTTTTAAATTAGAGGAGTAAACTCCTCCATCAATTAGTATTTGATTTCTGCCGAACGATATTCCGGAAAAAGATTACATAGGAGCTGTTTACTCTTTAAGAAAAGGTTGTACCTTTTGTATAGCTTCTTGTAATTTCTTCGCGTTTTGAATATACATTTCCTTCGTACTCGAAGACTCTGTCGCAAGAGCAAATAATTCAAGATCTGCCTGGCACTTATTAAGCATGGCTAGCAATAATTTTCTCGGCTGAGGTGATGGAACCTGATTTTGGTCGTCGTACGTATCAATGAATAATTTCCCATAAGAATCTACTTGGCCTAAAAAAACATTGTCAAGCGTCACTTTTAAATTAGCTAGCTCAATATCCAGCCATCCTTTGTTTTTACCAGTAGCTGCTAATTGGTCATACAATACATTTCCATCCATTATGACAGTATAGGATTCCTTTTCTGGAGCCACAGGCAAATTTATATCCTTTGGTGTTAGTGGCTGCAAATCTTTTTTTAGCAATACACTTAAATCACCTTTTGGCTCCAGGACAGCAAACTCAACATCTGCTGTTTTAAAAACATTTTTCTGTCTTAATAATGAATTCAATTCATCGATTGTATATTTTTCCTTCTTTAAATTCTCTTCCATTATTTTTCCATCTTTAATGATTACTGTCGCTTTTCCTTCAAATAAATCCCTGAACTTCTTGCTTTTGATTCCGATGAGATCATGTAAATATGTAAAGGATCCAAAAATTATGATGGCCAATACACCGTGAAATATATTCCCATCCAAACCCATTATTACTTCACCAGCGATACTTCCTATAGTAATACCTGAAACATATTCAAAAAAAGACAGCTCCGCCAGTTGCTTCTTCCCGCCCATTTTCGTGATCGCAAATAATGTCACTACAACAATACGGAAGAGATAATAATGTGCATCCAATCATTCATTTTCTCACCTCTAGCTTTTATACTGTGGTTCTTCAATTTCAAGCTGAGTTTTCCTGTTTTGCAGGTCCGTTTTTATTTCGCCTATGATCAGCATGCTTTCGTGAAAAGCTTTGCTTGCTTCAGGAATATTGGTATTCAATGCCATAGAAGATAACTGAGCTTCGATCCCTTTAATCGTTGAAAGGACCTGGTTAACATCTGATGCAATAGTCATATTATTTCACCTCTATATATAGGAAAAGGGCGGGTTCCCCCTGCCCTCCTTCCGTTTTCACTGTTTGTATTGTGGTTCTTCTTGTTCAATTTCCTGCAATCGTGGTTGAATGCTATCTATAACTGCCTGAGTTTGTTGAGCAGCTGTCTGATAAAGTTGCTTAGCTTGTTGGTTATCAGTTCCAAGTGCAAATGTTTCTAAACTTGCCTGAGCACTTTTTAGACCTGCGATTGTTTGCTTTACTTGAGTTCCAACTGTCATCATGGTCCCTTCTTTCCCAAAATTTTTGGTACTGTTTTAGTATGACTAGGCTTAAAAGAAATATGCTAGGCTAAAAATTATTTCAATACAAAAAGCCACCAGTATGCTTTAGGCAAACCAATGGCAGGTTATTTTTAATCTTCGTTCACCATAATTCTTGTGTTATACAATACGTAGCCGTTTTCCCATCTTGCGCGAATTTCCAATGCATAATCACCAGAAGCTACATTCGAATCCTCGAGGTTTATAGGGTATCCTTTTAACCCTTCATATGCGAGCTTTCCCGATTTCATTTCCCATAAATAGCATTTCACAGAATCCGGTGAATGTTCAAATAAAAGCTTAATGTTATCACCAGATTCAACAATGATCGGGTTAGATTCCCTTGCGAGGACAGCTGGATCGATATTATTATCAGCCGCCGAAGTCCGCCCCCATTTACTTAAGGAATATGTTACAGGCTTAACCTCAACAGTATGTTTTGCTACAACCACTTCTAAATCAGGAGGAACGGGTTTA
It contains:
- a CDS encoding BA3454 family stress response protein, which gives rise to MREITVTVDLKGKNYLTNVIADRETSEEEILEMARKQVQEQWLF
- a CDS encoding anti-sigma regulatory factor, which codes for MTEPIIININNEFDIVLARQKGREISKELQFGGVDQARITTAISELARNIYLYAGSGQITINVLEDNGRRGIQISAADNGPGINDIRMVLQDGFSTSGGLGAGLPGVKRLMDSFDIDSMPGTGTKITITKWAR
- a CDS encoding STAS domain-containing protein translates to MRIPILKLKDYLLVSIQVELDDQTVLTFQEDLLNKIKDTGAKGVVIDLTSVDMIDSFIAKVLGDVIVMTSLMGTRAVLTGIQPAVAITLIELGITLENVHTALDLEQGISILSQLLEG
- a CDS encoding LysM peptidoglycan-binding domain-containing protein, with translation MKKQLLTVAATAGILFTSFNGSASAHDKLHTVQSGDSLWKLSNIYNVTINDIQKWNNLSSSTIYVNQKLSVLAPHSHSTDASTAVGTSGSTYVVKTGDTLWGISKSYGMSISGLKSLNGLKSDVIHPGQKLKVSGTAATTASTAPASSSSTYTVRSGDNLSTIAARHNLSLSQLMSINNLKSHVIFPGQVLKLSGSASTPVATNVSSANTPVMATYGSTSKVNSLIAESKKYIGVPYVWAGSTPAGFDCSGYLNYAYSKVGISIPRTVASIWDATKPVSSPRVGDLVFFETYKPGPSHAGIYLGDGKFIHAGSSRGVEISDMNNSYWKPRYLGAKTTF
- a CDS encoding DUF1657 domain-containing protein — encoded protein: MTIASDVNQVLSTIKGIEAQLSSMALNTNIPEASKAFHESMLIIGEIKTDLQNRKTQLEIEEPQYKS
- a CDS encoding DUF1657 domain-containing protein, encoding MTVGTQVKQTIAGLKSAQASLETFALGTDNQQAKQLYQTAAQQTQAVIDSIQPRLQEIEQEEPQYKQ